The genomic region CTTATATGCCGGCGCAGGAATTTGCAAATGCATTTTCTATCTTCATTTCCCAGAACCGGGGAGCCGGAAAGGAAAAAAGAGTACAGAAAGGTGTCCGTAGTGCTGTAACGGTATCAGCGGCATTCTGTATCTGTGCGTTGGTGCTGATCTACTTTGGAGCCAGATATCTGATGCTGGCATTTATCGACGGCAGTGAGCATGAGATCATCCGCGTCGGGATACAGTATCTGCATATCGAAGGAGCATTTTACTGTGGAATCGGTATTCTGTTCTTGTGGTATGGGTATTACAGAGCGGTCGGAAGACCGGAGATGTCGGTGGTGCTGACGGTGATCTCGCTTGGAACGAGAGTGCTGCTTTCTTATACACTGGCACCGATAAAGTCGATTGGAGTGATTGCAATCTGGTGGTCAATTCCGATTGGATGGTTCCTGGCAGACGTGACAGGATATGTCTATTTGCAATATATGAATAAGAAGGCAAAAATGTGCAGGAATTAATCCTGCACATTTTTTATATTCGATATATCAGAATCGATGACGAGTGAATAGTTTGTATAGTAAACGACGAATCCCGGTTTTGCACCGTTTGGTTTCTTAACGTGTTTTTTCTGAATGTAGTCGATCTCTACTTTGTCAGCACCACGATTCTTAGAATAGTAAGCGGCCAGACGACCTGCTTCTTCAAAGGTACGGTCCGGAAGTTCATCCCCGCCGCTTTTGACGATAACGTGAGATCCCGGAGCACCCTTTGCATGGAACCACCAGTCATTGCCATTGGCAAAAGAAAAAGTAAGTTCTTCATTTTGCAGGTTGTTCTTTCCAACGTACATATCATAACCATCACTGGAAATGTAATGCATTGGTTTGCTGGTCAGTTTAACTTTTTTCTTTGTATGTTTTCTGCGGATATAGCCGCTCTGCATCAGTTCCTCTTTGATCTGGGCAAGATCCGCTTCGCTCAGAGCAATGTCAAGTGCGTTGCTGATAGATTCCAGATACTGGATATCATCGGCAGTTTCCTGGATCAGCTCCGTCAATGCTTCAAATGTACGCTTCTGTTTGTTGTATTTTGCAAAATAACGTTGCGCATTCTCGCCCGGAGTCTGTGTCGGATCAAGCGGGATAGTAATCTCTTCGTTGGTATAATAATTCAGGGCAGTCAGTTCTTTTGATCCCGGTTCCAGATTATAGCCGTAAGTATTGATCAGTTCTCCGTAAACTTTATATTTGTCACGCTTTTCCGTTCCCTTTAACTGCTTGGACTGAAGATCGTATTTTTTGCGGTTCCGTTCCAGTGCTGTCTGGACAACGTGCCGGAGATCTGCACTTTTCTGATGGATTCTGGTCAGTGTGTTACGTGTGGAATAATACGTATAGAGGACTTCCGAGATGGAAAAGAACTCTTTTTTTGTATATTCGTTAAAATGTGTGACCGGAAGGGCGCTGAATTCCTTTGGTGCATTTCCATTATAATAAATAGAAGGATGGAAATTTCCCTGTCTTACGTCCTCCATATAATAGGTAAACTGACGGTACAGATGTGTCAGTACATCTTCGGAAAGATCATGCGCCGTCATGGAAGAGTCCACACCTGCAAGATAACAGATCTCTTCGGCAATGACCGGGCTGATACCTGTCATGCTGGAATAGATTGCTTTGGATACCGGCATCGGTTTTGCAAGGATTGCCGAAATGAATTCTTCCTGCGTAGCCGTCATCGGATTCTTTTTCGACATCGTATCCGGAATAAAGTAATCGCGTCCCGGCAATACTTCACGTACCGAACTCATCTGTGCAGAGACGTGCTTGATACTGTCGATGATGCGTCCGTTCAGATCACAGAAAATAATGTTGCTGTGTTTTCCCATGATCTCGATGATCAGTTTTTTCCTGCACAAGTCACCCATCTCATCCAGATGCTCAATATCCAGGTGGATGATACGCTCGAGTGACGGCTGGGAGACTGCGGTGATCCGTCCGCCTCCGATATGCTTGCGCAGAAGCATGCAGAATCCAGGAGCTGTCATCGGACTTGGTTTGTTCTCGTTGGTTAAATAGATAAGTGGAAGAGAAGCACTGGCAGAGATATAGAGCCTTTTTTGTCCTTCATTTCCTTTTATTGTTAAAAGCAGTTCGTCATTTTCTGGCTGGGCGATCTTGGAGATACGTCCGCCGACCAGAGTATGTTCTAATTCCTGAACGACTGCTGCGACTGTGATTCCGTCAAAAGCCATACAAAGACCTTCCTTTCCTTACAGAATTTCATATTTGTCTAGTATAGCATAGTTGACGAACTTTGCCAAATGTCTTATAATAAATGCTGGTTTATTTTAAATAATGAATAAGAAGAGGATCATATCATGATTAAGAGTATGACAGGATTCGGACGCTGCGAAGCGGCTGATGAGGAACGTAAATTCACGGTTGAGATGAAGGGAGTGAATCATCGTTATCTGGATGCCAATATCCGTATGCCGAAGAAGCTTAATTTTTTTGAAAGTGCCATTCGAAGCCTTTTAAAGGAAAGTGTTCATCGTGGAAAGGTGGACATCTTTATTACATATGAAGACTTTTCAGAGAGTCAGGTCTCTTTAAAATACAATGAGACACTGGCAGCAGAATATCTGGAAAAGTTTAAAATGATGGAAGAAAAATTCTCACTGGAGAATGACATCCGTGTATCCACATTGTCCCGTTATCCGGAAGTCCTCACAATGGAAGAGAAGATGGATGATGAAGAAGAACTGTGGAAAGGACTTAAGAAAGCACTGGATGGTGCGATCGCACAGTTCGTACAGACTAGAACCGTAGAGGGAGAGAATCTGAAGAAGGATCTGATCGCGAAGCTGGACGGTATGCTTGAACTGGTCGGACAGATTGAAGAACGTGCACCGAAGATCATTGCGGAGTACAGAGAAAAGCTAGAAGGAAAAGTAAAAGAACTTCTGGAGGACACACAGATCGATGAGGGACGGATCGCATCAGAGATCGTGATCTTTGCGGACAAGATCTGTACCGATGAAGAAGTGGTACGTCTGAGAAGTCATGTGGAACATATGAAGGCAACCCTTCAGTCTGATGACAGTGGAATCGGACGTAAGCTTGATTTCATTGCACAGGAGATGAACCGTGAAGCGAATACGATTCTTTCGAAGGCGAATGATCTGGAGACTTCCAATATCGGAATCGAACTTAAGACAGAGATTGAGAAAGTCAGAGAGCAGATACAGAATATTGAATAAATCAGATTGTTAAGAAGATTAAAAGAGGGTATCGAAATGAGAGAAAAAGGGATTCTGATCGTTGTATCAGGTTTTTCAGGTTCCGGTAAGGGAACCATTATGAAAGAGCTGTTAAAACAGTATGATAATTATGCATTATCTATTTCCGCCACCACCAGAAATCCGCGTCCGGGAGAAGAAGACGGACGGGAATATTTCTTCAAAACTGTAGAAGATTTTGAAAAAATGATTGCGAAAGAAGAACTGATAGAGTATGCTAGGTACGTGGATAATTACTATGGAACGCCGCGTGCATATGTAGAGGAGCAGTTAGAGGCAGGAAAAGATGTGATTCTTGAGATAGAAATTCAGGGAGCGTTGAAAGTAAAAGAAAAATTCCCGGATACACTGCTTTTGTTTGTAACACCGCCGAGCGCAGAGGAACTTAAGAGCCGTCTGGTGGGCCGTGGAACAGAGACAATGGACGTGATCGAATTCCGCATGAACCGTGCGAAAGAAGAAGCACTGGAGATGGATCAATATGATTATCTGATCATAAATGATGACTTGCAGGAATGCGTAGAAGAGATGCATCAGATCATCCAGGGTGAGCACAGAAGAAGTTTCCGTAACGCTGAATTTATAGAGCATATGAAAGAAGAATTGAAAGGAGAATAAGTGTATGTTACATCCATCTTACACAGACTTAATGAAAGTAGTAAATAAAGACGTTGAAGAGGGCGAAACAAAGGTAGTTAACAGCCGTTATTCCATCGTTATGGCTACAGCAAAGAGAGCAAGAGAGATTATTGACGGATCTATGCCGCTCGTTGATGCAAAGGTTGGCGAAAAGCCGCTTTCTATTGCAATTGATGAGATGAATCAGGGAAAGATGACGATTATTGCACAGGATGAAGAGGAAGAAGAATAAAATCTGACACCTTAAGGATCCGTTGCAGACGGATTCTTTCAGACACATTGCTGACTGAGATACAAAAGGCAGATGCCGCAAGGTGTCTGCCTTTCTTGAACTGGATATAGCAAGATAGCAAAGATGTGTGTCGAATAGAATGCATACTGCAAAAATCAGAAATAAATAAAAAGGAGAACCGAATGAATATATTTTTCGTATCACTTGGCTGTGATAAGAACCTGGTAGATTCAGAGGTCATGCTTGGACTTCTGGATGCGAAAGGATACCAGATTGTTGATGATGAGACACTGGCAGATGTTATGGTGATTAATACCTGTTGTTTTATTCATGACGCAAAAGAAGAAAGTATCCAGACGATTCTGGATATGGCAAGATATAAAGAAGAAGGAAGATTAAAGGCATTGGTTGTAACCGGATGTCTGGCACAGAGATATAAGCAGGAGATTATTGATGAGATCCCGGAAGTTGATGTAGTGCTTGGAACGACTTCGTATGATAAGATTGTAGAAGCAGTAGAAGAAGCACTGGAAGGTAAATCAGAAGTAGAACTTGCCGATATCAATGCGCTGCCGCTTCCGGAGACAAAGAGACTTGTGACGACCGGAGGTCACTATGCATATCTGAAGATTGCAGAAGGCTGTGACAAACACTGTACATACTGTATTATCCCGAAAGTCCGTGGAAATTACCGCAGTGTACCGATGGAGCGTCTGATCAAAGAAGCACAGGAACTGGCTGACCAGGGCGTAAAAGAACTGATCCTGGTTGCACAGGAGACAACGGTATATGGACAGGATATTTACGGTGAAAAATCCCTGCATAAGCTTCTGAAAGAGTTATGTCAGATCAAAGGAATCCGCTGGATCCGCCTTCTGTACTGTTATCCGGAAGAGATTGATGACAATCTGATACAGGTAATGAAAGAAGAACCGAAGATCTGCCATTATCTGGATCTCCCAATCCAGCATGCAAGCGATGCGATCTTAAAGAGAATGGGAAGAAGAACTTCCAAGCAGCAGCTGATCGATACGATCACAAAACTGAGAAAAGAGATTCCGGACATCGCACTTCGTACAACGTTGATCACCGGTTTCCCAGGGGAGACACAGGAGCAGCATGAAGAAGTAATGGAATTCGTAGATGAGATGGAATTTGAAAGACTGGGCGTATTTACTTATTCGCCGGAAGAAGATACTCCGGCGGCGACCATGCCGGATCAGATCGACGAAGAAGTAAAAGAAGACCGTCAGGCAGATATTATGGAGCTGCAGCAGGAGATTGTATTCGATCAGGCAGAAGATATGATCGGAAAAGAAGTACTGGTTATGATCGAAGGAAAAGTTGCCGATGAGAATGCATATGTCGGAAGAACTTACCGCGATGCACCGAATGTAGACGGACTGATTTTTGTAAATACCGATGAAGAACTGATGACTGGTGATTTCGCAAAAGTGAAAGTTACCGGAGCAGCAGAATATGATTTGATAGGAGAGTTGATATAATGAATTTACCAAATAAGTTAACTGTTTTAAGAGTAATCATGGTTCCGTTTTTTGTATTTTTCATGCTGACAGGCGTGGGCGGAGCTGCAAACAAATGGATCGCATTGATTATTTTCTGCGTGGCAAGTCTTACAGATATGCTGGACGGAAAGATCGCCAGAGCCAGAAATCTTGTAACCAATTTCGGAAAGTTTATGGATCCGCTGGCAGATAAACTGCTTGTATGTTCGGCTATGATCTGCATGATCCCGCTTGGAAAACTGCAGGCATGGTTTGTAATCGTAATTATTGCAAGAGAATTTATCATCAGCGGATTCCGTCTGGTAGCAGCAGACAACGATATTGTGATCGCTGCAAGCTACTGGGGAAAATTCAAAACGGTATCCCAGATGTTCATGCTGATCCTTCTGATCGCAGATCTTGGCGGTGCATTTAACATGATCGCACAGGTACTGATCTGGGTATCTCTGGTACTTACAATCGTATCTTTGATCGATTATATTGCAAAGAATGTACAGGTACTGACACAGGGCGGTATGTAGGTTCAGAAGAAATTTGTAAAAAAGGCAGATAAGGATTCTTTTGAAAGAAAACAGGTCGAAAGAGATATGAGAAGGTTCTTCTTCGGGAATGGTATTTCCCAGAGAAGAACCTTTTGCAAATTGTGCCAAAAAAAGAGAAAATTCCATATAAAAATGTAGAGAAAAATCAATTGACGAATGTCGAAATATATGAGAAAATAAATACAAGTATGGATGTTAAAGAGATAACAAACCTTACGATAAGCAAACTTACATAGTTGAAAGGAGTTTTAAAATGATTTATTCACAGGAAGTAGAAATGATGTGTCCGGTAGCTCAGGGTGCAAACCACGGACCAGCTCCGATTCCGGAAGAAGCAAAATGGGTTCAGGCTAAGGAAATTAAAGATATCTCTGGTTTTACACATGGTGTAGGCTGGTGTGCTCCTCAGCAGGGTGCCTGTAAATTAACACTGAATGTTAAAGACGGTATCATCCAGGAGGCTCTCGTTGAGACTATCGGATGTTCAGGAATGACACATTCAGCAGCTATGGCTTCTGAGATTCTTCCAGGAAAAACTATTTTAGAGGCATTAAACACAGACCTTGTTTGTGACGCTATCAATACAGCAATGCGTGAGTTATTCCTGCAGATCGTATACGGAAGAACTCAGAGTGCATTCTCTGAAGACGGACTTGCTATCGGAGCCGGACTGGAAGACCTCGGAAAAGGACTTCGTTCACAGGTTGGTACAATGTACGGAACATTAGCTAAAGGTCCTCGTTACCTTGAAATGGCAGAAGGATATGTAACAGGTATCGCTCTTGATGAGAACGATGAGATCATCGGATATCAGTTCGTAAGCCTTGGAAAATTTACAGACTTCGTAAAAGCTGGAGACACTCCAAACGAAGCTTGGGAGAAAGCAAAAGGACAGTACGGACGTGTTGCAGATGCAGTTAAGATCATCGACCCACGTAAGGAGTAATCTCAATATTTTAAGGTAATTTAATCAGGAGGATAAATTAATGGCTTTATTTGAATCATATGAAAGAAGAATTGATAAAATCAATGAAGTATTGGCTGGTTATGGTATTTCTTCTATCGAAGAAGCACAGCAGATCACAAAGGATGCCGGACTTGATGTATACAATCAGATCAAAGGTATTCAGCCAATCTGTTTTGAAAATGCATGCTGGGCATACATCGTAGGTGCAGCAATCGCAATCAAAAAAGGATGTAAGACAGCAGCAGAAGCTGCAGCAGCAATCGGAGAAGGACTTCAGGCTTTCTGTATTCCTGGATCAGTTGCTGATCAGAGAAAAGTAGGTCTTGGACATGGTAACTTAGGAAAGATGCTTCTGGAAGAAGATACAGAGTGTTTCGCATTCCTGGCTGGTCATGAATCATTCGCAGCTGCTGAGGGTGCTATCGGTATCGCAGAGAAGGCTAACAAAGTTCGTAAGAAACCTCTTCGTGTTATCCTGAACGGTCTTGGAAAAGATGCTGCAAAGATCATCTCAAGAATTAACGGATTCACATATGTTCAGACAGAATATGATTACTACACAGGAGAACTGAAAGAAGTACAGAGAATCTCTTACTCTGACGGACTCCGTTCTAAAGTTAACTGCTACGGTGCTAACGACGTACGTGAGGGTGTTGCAATCATGCACAAAGAAGGCGTAGACGTATCTATCACAGGTAACTCTACAAACCCGACACGTTTCCAGCATCCAGTTGCAGGTACATATAAGAAAGAATGTATCGAGCAGGGCAAGAAGTACTTCTCAGTAGCATCAGGCGGTGGTACAGGACGTACACTTCACCCGGATAACATGGCTGCAGGTCCAGCTTCTTACGGTATGACAGATACTCTTGGACGTATGCACTCAGATGCACAGTTCGCAGGATCTTCATCAGTACCAGCTCACGTAGAAATGATGGGACTGATCGGAGCAGGAAACAACCCGATGGTTGGTATGACTGTTGCAGTTGCTGTATCCGTTGAAGAAGCAGCTCAGGCTGGTAAATTCTAAGGAATGGATTAAAATCAAGCTTTGTGGTATGCTTGAAAGTAGTATGAAAAATAGAATTATTTGACTATTGCTTGACAGCATACATTTGACAACTGTTAGATGAAAAAAGAGGATAAATATCAAATCTCATTTAGTTGAGTGACAGATATTCATCCTCTTTTTTGCTACATTTTTTCGGGCTTTTCGTAACCTTCCGCCATTTAATTCTTCAGGCATTCGATACCCACGGAATAAAAGTTAGGAATCCTTTCCAGTGAATGTAGAGGATTCCTAACTTTTATTCCGGTCCGGGTAACCGTCGTCTGATGTATTAAATCTCCAATTATTTATTCAAATTCTTATTCGCCGTAGAAAGCATCAACTTCAGTCGATTCAATTGGTTAACTTCACTTGCACCCGGATCGAAATCAATCGCTACGATATTAGATTCCGGATAGCGTCTGCGAAGTTCTTTGATAACTCCCTTACCTACGACATGGTTCGGCAGGCAGGCGAATGGCTGTGTACACACGATATTTGGTGCACCACTGTGGATCAGCTCTAACATTTCTCCTGTAAGGAACCATCCTTCACCAGTCTGGTTACCAAGAGATACGATGTCCGAAGCCATCTTTCCAAGATCCTGGATCTTAGCAGGTGGTGTGAAGTGCTTGCTGGCCGCAAATGCTTCGGTTGCCGGAGCACGGAACCATTCCAGAGCTTTGATACCAAGATTAGCTGTTGTGGCTTTTTTCTTTTCGAATCCAAGCTTTTCCACCTTGAAGTTCTGGTTGTAGAAGCAGTAGAGCAGGAAGTCCAGAAGATCCGGAACAACTGCCTCGGCTCCTTCGCTTTCCAGAAGATCTACCAGGTAGTTGTTGGCTGCCGGAAGGAATTTGACAAGGATTTCTCCAACGACACCAACACGAGGTTTCTTTATATCAAGTAATTCGATGTTATTGTCAAAGTCTTCAATGATCTCACGGCAGAGACGTTTGAATTTACGCCTGCTCGGGTAGCCGTTTGATACAAAGTCCTGGCATACCTTTACCCATTTTCTGTGCATTGCATTGACAGAGCCTGGAACAGCCTCATATGGACGCAGACGGTATACACACTTCATGAAGATGTCACCAAATACTGCACCATAGATACCTCGTAAGATCAGGTTCGGAGTCAGTTTGAATCCTGGATTATCCTCCAGACCACTTAAGTTGATGGAGATGACCGGAATGTGTCCGTAACCGGCCTTCTTAAGGGCACGGCGGATGAATCCGATGTAGTTGGAAGCACGGCATCCACCACCGGTCTGACTGATGATCACGGCAATCTTGTGTGTGTCATATTTACCGGAAAGGATAGCTTCCATGATCTGGCCGACTACCATCAGTGACGGATAGCAGGCATCGTTATTTACATATTTCAGTCCTACGTCAACGGCCTGTTTGTTGTCGTTCGGCAGAACCTGAAGGTTATATCCGGATGAATTAAATGCAGGCTCCAGAAGCTCGAAATGGATCGGAGACATCTGCGGGCAGAGAATCGTGTAATTCTTACGCATCTCTTTGGTAAATGCAACCTTTTTGATGGCGGAGGATTTGATCTCACGTTTATCTCCGCGCTTTTCTCGGACTCGGATCGCAGCAAGCAGTGATCTTACACGGATTCTTGCGGCACCTAAGTTGTTAACCTCGTCGATCTTAAGAGAGGTGTAGATCTTGTCAGAATCGTTCAGGATGGATGCAACCTGATCGGTTGTAACAGCATCCAGACCACATCCGAAAGAGTTTAACTGGATCAGATCCAGATTATCTACAGTCTTTACATAGTTTGCAGCAGCATACAGACGGGAATGATACATCCACTGATCCATAACATTTAATGGATGCTCTGCAGGATTTAAGTGGGAGATCGAATCTTCCGTCAGAACTGCAATATTATAAGAGTTGATCAGTTCCGGGATACCATGGTTTACTTCCGGGTCGATGTGGTACGGACGTCCTGCGAGAACGATACCACGGTTGCCGGTTTCATTTAAGAATTTGATTGTCTCTTCACCTTTTTTCTGCATATCTTTTCTGCATGCAGCGAGTTCTTCCCATGCAGTATGAGTTGCTTTTTTGATCTCATCTGCCGGGATGTGGAACTTCTCGGATAATTCTTCAACCAGTCGGTAAGAAATCGTATCTTCACTGGCAAATGAGATGAACGGATGAAGGAAATCAACCTCTCCGTGTACGATCGCATCAATGTTGTTCTTGATATTTTCCGGGTAGGAAGTTACAATCGGGCAGTTGTAATGATTGTTGGCTTCGGCAAATTCATTCCTTTCATATGGAATACTAGGATAGAAGATCGTCTTAATGCCATTGTTGATCAGCCATTGTACATGTCCGTGTGCCAGCTTCGCCGGATAACACTCGGATTCACTCGGGATGGAATCAATTCCCAGTTCGTATACCTTGCGGTTGGATACAGGAGAAAGGACAACCCGGAATCCCAGTTTATTAAAGAATGTGAACCAGAACGGATAATTCTCGTACATGTTCAGTACACGAGGGATACCAATGAGTCCGCGAGGAGCATTTTCCTCTGCCAATGGTTCATAATCAAAATATCGTTTTAATTTATATTCAAATAAGTTCGGAAGCTTGTTTGTTGTTTTCTGTTTTCCAAGACCACGCTCACAACGGTTACCTGTGATGAACTTACGTCCGCCGCTGAAATGATTGATCGTCAGACGGCAGTTATTCGTACATCCCTTACATTTGGTCATGGTAGTAGAATATTCCATGGCTTCAATGTCTTCAATGGAAAGCATGGTTGTGCCTTCGCAGTCAACGTAACGCTCACGTGCGATCAGTGCAGCACCGAATGCGCCCATGATACCGGCGATGTCCGGACGAATTGCTTCGCAGTTGGCGATCTTTTCAAAGCTTCGCAGTACGGCGTTGTTGTAGAAGGTTCCTCCCTGAACAACGATGTGTTTACCGAGTTCAGATGCATCGGATACCTTGATAACCTTAAATAATGCGTTCTTGATTACAGAATAAGCAAGACCAGCTGAAATATCAGCAACCTCCGCACCCTCTTTCTGAGCCTGCTTTACTTTTGAATTCATGAAAACAGTACAACGGGTACCAAGGTCAATCGGATTCTTGGCAAATAATGCTTCGTGAGCAAAGTCTTCGACGGTATAATTCAGTGATTTCGCAAATGTTTCAATAAAAGAACCGCATCCGGATGAACACGCTTCGTTTAACTGCACGCTGTCAACAGTCTGATTCTTGATCTTGATACATTTCATATCCTGGCCGCCGATGTCGAGGATACAGTCTACGTCTGGCTCAAAGAAAGAAGCGGCGTAGTAGTGAGAGACGGTCTCGACCTCTCCTTCGTCCAACAAGAGAGCGGCCTTGATCAGCGCCTCGCCATATCCGGTAGAGCAGGAGTGGACAATTTCCACGCCTTCCGGCAGTTTGCTGTAAATGTCTTTAATTGCAGAAATCGTTGTACCAAGCGGATCTCCATCGTTATTATGATAGAAAGAATATAATAAAGTACCGTCTTCGCCGACCAGGGCTGCCGTGGTTGTTGTAGAACCTGCATCGATACCGAGGAATGCTTTTCCCTGATAAGTTGCAAGATCTTTGACTGGCACCTGATGTTTTGCGTGACGTTCCTCAAATTCCTTAAAATCTGCTTCCGTTGCAAACAGCGGCTCCATACGGTCTACTTCGAATTCCATCTTGATTTTTCCTTCCAGACGGCGTTGCATATCGATGAGTGCCACGTCCAGATCTTTCTTGGAATTCAGAGCAGATCCGACTGCTGCAAACAGATGGGAATGTGTCGGGGCGATGATGTGTTCATCGTCCAGCTTCAGTGTACGGATAAATGCTTCGCGCAGCTCAGAGAGAAAGTGAAGCGGTCCTCCGAGGAATGCGACGTGTCCGCGAATCGGTTTACCACAAGCCAGTCCGCTGATCGTCTGGTTGACAACTGCCTGGAATATAGAAGCAGCAAGGTCTTCTTTGGCAGCACCGTCATTAATCAGAGGCTGGATATCTGTCTTGGCAAATACACCACATCGTGCGGCAATGGTATAGAGAGCTTTATAATTTTTCGCATATTCATTCAGTCCGGAGGCATCAGTCTGTAAAAGAGAAGCCATCTGGTCGATGAAGGATCCTGTACCACCGGCACAGACGCCGTTCATACGCTGCTCTACATTACCACCTTCAAAGTAGATGATCTTGGCATCTTCCCCGCCAAGCTCGATAGCAACGTCTGTCTGAGGTGCATAGTCCTGAAGAGCAGTTGATACGGCGATAACTTCCTGTACGAATGGTACTCCAAGGTGTTTCGCAAGTGTCAGTCCGCCGGAACCGGTGATGACCGGTGATGCATGGACAGGACCTAATTTATGTATCGCTCTTCCTAACAAATCGGAAAGAGTTTCCTGGATGTTAGCGAAATGCCTCTCATAATCAGAAAATACCACTTCATTATTCTCATCTAATATGGCAATCTTTACGGTCGTAGAACCGATGTCGATACCAAGTGTGTATAATTCCTTTTGATTCATATTATGTAACTCCTTATCATGTTAAAATATATGTCTTTCTTCTTATTAAATGCATTTTGCTTAATTGTGACCTGTAACATTATACGACAAAAGTGGCCAAAAGACAATTAACAAATGTTGAAGATATGTTAAAAAGAGATGAACTTTACTTGGCATAATTGACAAATATCTTTCAGGAAGGTAGAATATCTACAGTGTGAGAATAAACATAAAGGAGCAGTTATATGAACAATTGGTTAGACAAACTTGAACGGAAATTTAGCAGATATGCGATTCCAAATCTCATGACTTATATTATAATATTATATGCAGCCGGATTTGTGCTGAATCTGATCAATCCGACGTTCTATAGCCAGTTCCTAAGCCTGGATGCCGGTAAGATTCTTCAGGGGCAGATATGGAGAATCGTTACGTTTATTATCCAGCCTCCATCTGACAGCCTGATTTTTATTGTATTCGTACTGTATCTCTATTATATGATAGGGAAGCAGTTAGAGGCAGCGTGGGGGGCTTTTCGTTTTAATCTGTATTTCTTTTCGGGAATGCTCTTTATTGTAATAGGAGCCATACTGGCATTTTTACTGACAGGCGCTGTGTTACCGATGGATACATGGTATCTGAATCTGTCGCTATTCTTTGCATTTGCGGCACTCTACCCGGATATCCAGCTGTTATTGTTCTTTGTCATACCGATCAAGATCAAATGGCTGGCGATGCTGGATGGTCTGTATTTTGTGTATGCGATCGTACAGGCTTTTCTTCCGGCCTACGGCGGAGGTGTCTATGGCATATATTATAAGGCGAATGCACTTGCTGCGTTCATCTCGATCCTGAACTTTATCATTTTTTTCTTAAGTTCACGGAATATGAAGCCGTATTCACCGGGCCAGATGAAGAGAAAGAATGATTTCAAGCGCAAGATGAGACAGGCAGAAAGACCGGTGAATGTCTATGCAAATGGAGCAAAACACAGATGTGCAGTCTGCGGAAGAACAGAAATGGATGATCCGAATCTGGAATTCCGGTATTGCTCAAAATGTAATGGCAATTATGAATATTGCCAGGATCATTTGTTCACACATACACATGTTAAATAACTAAGAGAGGAATAGGGAAAATATGAAAAAAACAAAGATTATCTGTACAATGGGACCAAATACCAACGAT from Dorea longicatena harbors:
- a CDS encoding rhomboid family intramembrane serine protease, whose product is MNNWLDKLERKFSRYAIPNLMTYIIILYAAGFVLNLINPTFYSQFLSLDAGKILQGQIWRIVTFIIQPPSDSLIFIVFVLYLYYMIGKQLEAAWGAFRFNLYFFSGMLFIVIGAILAFLLTGAVLPMDTWYLNLSLFFAFAALYPDIQLLLFFVIPIKIKWLAMLDGLYFVYAIVQAFLPAYGGGVYGIYYKANALAAFISILNFIIFFLSSRNMKPYSPGQMKRKNDFKRKMRQAERPVNVYANGAKHRCAVCGRTEMDDPNLEFRYCSKCNGNYEYCQDHLFTHTHVK